The Salirhabdus salicampi DNA segment ATTCCCGTTCACTCCCGCGTGGGCAATGCCTTTTAATTCCCCTAAAACATATATATTTCCAGTGGCTGTAACTTTTCCACCAGGGTTTACATCTCCAATTAAGAGTAAATCCCCCCGAACTTCAATGACTTGTCCAGATCGTACCATTCGATATATTGAATTTATTTGAGAATCTTTCTGCCATTCTTTCGCCTCATCTCTTGTAATGACATTTGACTCAATACTACTCACAATAAATTTTTGTTTCGAACGTATTACGGTCTTTATTTGTTCTTGCTGTTCAGACGTTAAATAACGGTTCCCTACACTAACATTGACCGTTATCATCGGTTTTTCTTTATCTACTACAGTTGATGATAGCTTTTGATCCAGTTCATGTAGAACTTGGTCAAAAGAACTATTCTCATCAATAAAAAAGGTTAATCCTTCTTTCGTACCTTTAATTGTTACTACATGTTTTTTGTTATTCACAGAGGTTCACCTCAATAATACATTTTCGCTAACGACTATAGGAAATCCTTTTCCCTATTTTCTCTCAGCTATGAGTTCTTCTGACCACTTAAATAATATTTTACTAAAAATCGGATACAGTATCATCAAAAACAACAGATTTAATGCTAATGTCGGGACAAGTCTATCGGAAAAATACATCAATATGATGATGTCTGTTACCCCTATTACGTAATATAACGTATATAATAGGCTATCTATCAATAGAACACCGAATGCCGTTAAACAAAACGTTACGATAAATGTTCCGTGTAGAAGTTTTTTTAATCCGTGTATGATATAGGCACCAATTGCATACGTGAACATATATACCCCTAGAATGTCCGTATATAACAAGTCTTTTAAAAAAC contains these protein-coding regions:
- the mreD gene encoding rod shape-determining protein MreD, whose amino-acid sequence is MKKLLLPLILLILLVLEGTLADIFSPDWAATQYDIIPHSMAVFLFLIAIYYDHDHTYYCVFYGILFGFLKDLLYTDILGVYMFTYAIGAYIIHGLKKLLHGTFIVTFCLTAFGVLLIDSLLYTLYYVIGVTDIIILMYFSDRLVPTLALNLLFLMILYPIFSKILFKWSEELIAERK
- the minC gene encoding septum site-determining protein MinC translates to MNNKKHVVTIKGTKEGLTFFIDENSSFDQVLHELDQKLSSTVVDKEKPMITVNVSVGNRYLTSEQQEQIKTVIRSKQKFIVSSIESNVITRDEAKEWQKDSQINSIYRMVRSGQVIEVRGDLLLIGDVNPGGKVTATGNIYVLGELKGIAHAGVNGNEEAVIAASYMKPNQLRIANYISRSPDYETEGVYMECAYVKTEKIVIDELQVLAKTSPYFSSVERRMSNG